The DNA sequence AATCATCCCAATACTTCACGAGCGGCCATCTCTCATGATTCCGGACTCAACAAGGCAACCGTATCAGAAATTGTCAAAAAACTGCTCAAGGAAAAACTTGTCGTCGAACTCGGTACAGGTCAAAGTTCCATCGTTGGCGGGAGAAAACCGGTGTTGTTGAAGGTGAACGCGAATGGCGGATACGCGATGAGTTTGACCATTACACAAACAAAGATTTCTTCTCTCGTCTGCAATCTTCAAGGCAAGATCGTCGCCCAGTATGATTTGGTCAGAAAAGTGGAGGCCAGCAATATCATCGACAGCATCGAGGAAGTCGTGCTCTACCACAGGAAGGGGCTCGCTAAGACGCCTTTTCGCTTCGTGGGTATTGTTGTGTCCATCGACGGCTTTGTGCATGAAGATGAGATAGTAGCATCAACTAACAAAATGTTGGAGCATCTGACTGCCAAACATCTGGAGAGCGATGCTATCGACTGCCCGATCTATCTGGAAAACCAGAACAATCTGGCGGTGATTGCCGAAGCGGTATTCGCCCACTCTCCGGGGAACATCATCAGCATCGATTTGGATGAAGGCATCGGTTCCGGAATTTTGTTTCAGAACCGACTATTCCGCAGCAAACACAGCCTGGCGGGCAATCTGGGTCACACCATCCTCTACCCGTTCGGGAAAGACTGCGACTGCGGCAAACAGGGCTGCCTGAACCAATATTGTTCGACGGCTGCTTTGGTCGCGGAAACCAAGGATATCAAGAAGGACCCCTCGCTTCAGCTGGCCGATCTGATTGCGTTGTACAAATCCGGCGATGAAGAAGCCAAAAGCGTAGTGGACCATCTCGTGCTGCATATGAGCATCGCGATCAGCAATGTCGTCAGCCTGCTCGATCCGGAAAAAATCTATCTGAATGGGGAGCTTTTCCGTTCGTTGCCGGAATGTGTGACAGCAATCCAAACGGAATTGAACAAAAAAACAGGCCAATACGTCCCGGTGAGTTTGTCCACACTCGGGGAAAACGGGGCTCTTTTGGGCGGGATCGCATTGGCACTCCAGCATTTCTTCCAAGTGCCGCAACTGCAGTTGCATTTTGAAGACTGAAATCCCGGCTAATATGCAGAGTAAGCTTAAAAAGAATCAGCCTCTTTCTGACGTCACATCCTCACGGGTGTGACGTTTTTTTTGACACCCTATTGCTTTTCGTTGATTATTGATATAGAATTTTATATGCAGATACATGTATTCGGTTTCACGAAACGACATTCCATATTGTGGGATGCCTTTTTGTTATACGGAAATTCTGCCAACAAGCATATTTGACCTATTTTGATGTAGAGAGGAACTATCATATGACCTTACGCCACTATTTATCCTTTTTTTCTGCGGCCTTTTTGATCATGGCCATGTACATTGCCGGGAATGCGGTCGGTTTCTTCGTCGAGCCCATCACCACGGAATTAGGATTCACCCGCAGTGCTTTTTCGCTTTACATCAGCCTGTCGACTTTGACCGGCGTTTTCGTACTTCCCCTGATCGGGCAATTTCTCCCTAAATTTGGAGCAAAGCGCTTGCTGATCGGTGGAGGCCTCTGGGTTTCGCTTGGATTTGTTTGGTTGGCATTCGCCACCCGTTTATGGCAATTTTATTTGGGAGGCATTTTCCTCGGGTTGTTCATGATGCCGATCACCATGTTTCTGGCAATTTTACTGATCAACAATTGGTTCACTGCCAAAAAAGGATTGATGATGGGCTTATTGAACGCCTCCGGAGGACTTGCGGGAGCCATCGTTTCGATGATCATGCCGGCATTTCTGGATAATTTCGGTTGGCGCATGGGCTACTTTTTGATTGCTGGACTTTTCGCGCTCTTGACTGTTCCGAACGGCCTCTTTTTGCTGGTTGAAAACCCCGGCACTATCGGCATGAACGCTTATGGAGCTGAACTGTCCGCCCAAAACGAAAGCGATGAACCTACACATGATTTGTCCGTCCCTTATGAAGATGCAAAAAAGATGAAACCGTTTTACATCCTGTTCATAGGCATTTTCCTTTCCGCTTTTGGAGGCGGGATGATGCAACACTTGCCTGCACACTTCAGCGGAATGAATTTCACATCCGGACAGGTCGGCACGCTGTTCTCGCTCGTCATGACAGGCATGATCATTGCCAACATTTCGGTCGGGGCCATCAATGACAAAATCGATTCCACCATCACCCTTACGGTTGTTGTCGTCTGCATGGTGATCGCCTTGTTCTTCCTTGCGACCACCCGCTCTTTCTTGGCGTTATCGGTCGTCATGTTCATCCTTGCGTTCGGACTCGGCGGGCCGGCGGTGTTGACGCCTTTGGTCGTGAGCGAAGTCTTCGGTGTCGGCGATTACCCGCGTATCTGGTCCATCCTCGGTATGGCGCCTTCCATCGGCATGTCCATCTCCGGCCCGCTATGGGGAGCCGTTTATGACGTGACCGGCTCATATACAATTGGCATGTTTACGATGATGGGACTGGCCATCGTTTACGGCTTCTGTTACCTTTTCGCACTGAAAAGAGGCCCATTAAAACGGCCGCTGAACGTAACTGGAATCTAAAATCAGGTATGTTGAAAAAACGCACAGCCGGCTATCTGTGCGTTTTTTATCGGATAAATGCAGCCGGCTTGCGGGCTGGCGCCTTCTCCGGTGAAGAGTGACCTGGCCGGAGAAGTGACTGCCGTTCTGCCGGTGTTCTCCGGTGGGGGCGTTCTGGCCGGAGTTCCGGCCTTTTTTCTCCCGGTATCCTCCGGCGAAGCCTGCCTTAACCGGAGTTCCGGCCCCAACACAAAAACGCGGACATGAAATTGTCCGCGTTTTTGTGTTTTTCTATTTTTTCAGCCATTTTTTCAATGGCTTGCTCTTCTTCAGATTGTCCAATACTTCTTTGACGTCCTGATCCTTGGTTCCCATTTTCAGGCGCTCCTGCATTTTTTCGCGCATCAGCGTCTCGATGTTGCTGAGATCCGGATACTTGCCGTCCTTTTCACCTTTTGCCACGACTGTCAACACCTCGATGTAGCTCATCGCCAACGCAGTCGTCAACACAGCAGCCGTCGCGCCGCTGATGACCCCTCCGACGATCGTTCCCGCACCCGGGATCAGCTTCAGCAGGTTGGAGACGATGTACCGCCCTAAATAAGTGGCTCCGCCTGTTCCGCCGACAGCGCCAATCACGCTGGTGATGGCGGCTTTGTCCATCGAAATACCGAAGATGGCGGTGATGTGGGCAAGCATGCCGATCTGCATCGGCACCAGGACAGTCGCATCGGAAAAAGGAATCGGTGTGAAACCGACGCCGAATGTCGTCGCAATGTATTTGGTCGCCCAACTTCGGGATGCTTTCGCTTTACGCGCGATATCCACCTGTTGGGCATTGTTAAAAGCCTCTTTCGTCTCCTCCGGCAGCAGTGCGAACGTCCGCTCGATCAATTCCTTCAATCCGCTCTGCGGAAGCACCAGTTCATCCGTGATGGCATAAGGTTCCGCCATCACGTTCAGCACACCGGAGATCGGCAAGTTCAGGTTTTCGATGTATTTCTTCAGCTCGTTCGCAGTCTGTCCGATCGATTGCGTCAGGACGACCAGGACCGGCAGCAAGCCAGAAAGTTCTTCCATGAAGGCGATCTCGGATTCCTCGATGCGGGAGGAATGCGCATTGATGCAATAGTAGACCAAATGGATCGCTTTATCGGACCCTTCCTTTTGGCTCTGCTTGATGGCCTCGATGATCTCCTGTTTTACCTCGGTTTGGATCGGATGTCCCAATTCCAGTCCGCGCGTATCGTACAACGCGATCGGCATGCCTTCCTTCGCGATCCGACGCAAGTGTTTCGTGACGGGTTTCCCGATGCCAGTCTCAGCCATCCGTTCCCGGAAGACATTGTTGATCAGCGTACTCTTACCGACGCCCGTCTTCCCCGCCAGCAGAATATTGACGGGATGCATGTTTTCAACTTCTTCTTTTGTCTTGTTCAGTATTTCCTGAACCACATTCAAATCAAGGTTTCCTCTTCCCATGATGTTTCCCCCTGTCGCTCGACCGCAAGCATACTTTATTGTGGAACAATTACGTTCCTCTGGTAATTTCCACCACGCTTTGGGAAATGAAATAATACCCATACTCGCCCATCCGTTCCGGCGAATCTTTCATACCGTTCGTCACCCAGGAGTAGATCATCCCTTGATAGGCGAAGGAAACGGCGGTGATCCAGTGTTCATAAGGTATGACGGTTTTTTTCGACCGCAGCTGTTCCTCCAAGCGTCCCCTCAAGTAGGTATTGAATTTGAGCGGAAAGGAATAGCTGCTTCTCCCGTTGAAAAGAACACTGAAGAAGCGTTCATTTTCTCTGATGTAGCTGAAGATATCCGTGAATGCCTCTACCGTCTTTTGCCTGAATTCCGTATCCGATGCCCCGGACAGAGCCGTTTTCGTGATGGCCTTCCCTCTGTCCTGGAGTTCCAGGATCAGCGCATCGATATTTTTCTCCAGCAGATCATGCTTGTCTACATAATGCAGGTAAAAAGTTCCCCGATTCACTTTTGCACGCTGGGTGAGTTCCCTCACCGTCACTTCATCGATCGATTTTTCTTCCAGCAGTGTTATCAACGCATGCAAAAGGTTTTTCTTTGTGGCTAAGATGCGCTTGTCTTGAGATTGTTTATTAGGATTCATTATTTGCTCCTGCTTCCAGAGTTATATTTGGAATTCTTTTCTGATATAGACTTCCAAAATGCTAACATGATTATAGTATAGCCACCCCGAGATAACAAGTTTAATGGCCGCCTTTCAGGGGATCCAGCACAACAAAAAAAGCTGCTCTGGTCCGTTGGAATGGACCGAAGCAGCTTTTTCGGATGGAAGGCGGACTAATCGCGCTCCTGTTGGTTAATCGTCGTTGCTTCCGCCGCCGAAAAGCAATAGTAGACGGAGCAGTTGCAGGAAGCTCATGAAGGCAGCCGCGACATACGTCATGGCTGCTGCGACAAGTACTTTGCGGGCTTTCGGCACTTCTTGCGCATTCAGGATACCGCCGTTCGACAGAATCTTCAGCGCACGCCCGGAAGCATTAAATTCAACAGGCAGCGTGACCACTTGGAAGAGAAAACTGAACGAGAAGAAGAGGATCCCCAAATTGAGGAATGTCTGGTTCATGCCTGCGAACACGCCGATCATGATCATCGGCATGGAAAGCGTCTGGCCGAAATTGGCGGCTGGGACCAAACCGGCACGCAAGCGCAACGGAATGTAATTTTTTTGGTCCTGGATTGCGTGACCGACTTCATGGGCAGCGACGCCGATTGCCGCAACCGAAGTCGAGTTGGCTGTCGTGTCGGAAAGGCGCAGCACTTTTGCGCGCGAGTCATAGTGGTCCGTCAGATCTCCGCGGACGCGCTCGATCCGTACATCATGGATGCCCGACTGTTCCAGAATGAAGCGCGCTGCATCCGTAGCGGTGTAACCGTTTTGGCTTTTCACTTGGTTATAGGTATTGAATGTACGTTTGACGAATCCCGACGCGATCATGGAAACCACGATACCGAGGAGGATTAATATATAGGTGCTATCGAAGAATGGATACAACATATTTCATCAACCTTTCTTTTAGTTACTCTACAGTATAGCATCAGATTGTGAAGAAAGGATGAAGGATGCTTACGTTGCTGTAATTTTATGAAATTCTTTAGATATTCGTTCTATGCAAAACCGGATTCCGGTTGGCCGGGGGAAACAACTTCTCGAGCGAGCCTCTGCTCCGGAGCAGCGCGTTGCTGCTCGTGCGTTCCCACTAAAGCAAGAGCTGACCCAACGAGACAGCCCCAGTTTCTCTATTGATTATGTTTTCGGTATTTTTTCATGACTGTGACCAAGCGCTCCATCGCTTCCATCAGCGTTTTCGTTGGGGCACCTAGGCTGATTCTTTCATAGCCGCGACCCTCGTCCCCGAATATATAGCCTTCATCCAGGAACACTTGCGCCTCTTGCTCCATGATTTCTTCCAACTGCTTGTGCGACAACCCGAAGGCACTGAAATCCATCCATTGCAGATAAGTCCCTTCCAGATCGAAGACAGTCACTTCCGGCAGTTCCTTCGCCAAGAAATCCTTTAACGTCTCATGGTTGTGCCAGATCAAAGCTTTGAACGCTTCCAACCAGTCCTCGGCTGCCGTGTAGGCGATTTCTGTCGCCTTCAAGCCGATGACATTGGTTCCTCCGCCGATGCCGGTCATTTCCATATCCATCTTGAAAGCCGTGTGGAGCTTCGGATTCGAAATGATGATATTGGAATTGCGCAGGCCTGCGATATTGAAGGACTTGCTGGCGGCGGTTGCCGTGATGCAAATGCTCGCTGCTGCTTCGGATATGGCTGCCATCGGAGTGAACACATGGCCGGGCATGATCAGATCATGGTGGATTTCATCTGCCAAAATCAAAACATCATTGGCGGCGCAGATATCGATCACTTTCGCCAGTTCCGCTTTGGTCCAGACGCGGCCGACCGGATTATGCGGATTGCTGAACAGCATCAGTTTGATGTTCGGATCTTTGGCTTTCTCGGCCAAGCCTTCAAAATCAATTTCGTAGCGATCGTCATTGCGGACCAGCGAATTGTTGATGAGCCTGCGTTTCGTGTTCTTGATCGACTTCATGAACGGGTAATAGACCGGCCCCATGTAAAGGACGCCGTCGCCCGGTTCGGTGTACGCCCGAATAGCGGAATAGAACGCCGCAATGATGCCAGGTGTGCAGATGATCCATTCCTTCTTTATTTTCCAATCATGGCGATTCCCCATCCAATTGATGATTGCTTGGTAATAGTCTTCGGTCGGCAGATCGTAGCCCATCACGGCTGTTTCGATATATGCCTGCAGTCCCTTGACGATCTCCGGTGCTGTCTTTATATCCAAATCCGCTACAGAAAAAGGATAAACATCCTTTCCCACATTCGGATTGCTTCTGTACATGGCTGCCCATTTTTCGGATCCGGTATTGCTCCGGTTGACGGGCGTTTCAAAATCATAATTCATGCATTCATCCTCCCAACATTTTACTTACTTTTGACTTACTTTTTATTCTATCACTCGTTTTGACAATTGCCACCCCTAATCAGATTTTAATCCAAAGAAAATGGAGAACCCGTTTTGGATTCTCCATTTTTACGCATACATTCAGCGCCTCACCTTTTAGTTTTTTCGCTTCAGCATTTTGAGGTAACTTTGATAATTTTTGTTTCCGCCCGAAAGGTTATAGACTTCTTGGAAGCCTAAATTGAGCAATACATTCTGACCGGCGTTACCGGTCACGCCTTTGTTGCAATAGGTCACTGTCGGGATATCCTTGGAAAGTTCCCCGGAGCGTGCACGCAGTTCCCCTAACGGGATGTGGATCGCGTCTTGGACGTGGCCTTTCTCGAAATCCTTGGCTGATCGTGTGTCGACCACCTGGATAGTTTCGCCTTTTTGCTGCCTTTCGACCAACTGGGCCGGCGTCATCAACGGATTGCCGTGCAAGGCGTTATCCAAAGCCATACCTGTATAAAGGATCGGGTCTTTTGTTGTTGCGAACGGCGGTGCATAGGCCAGATCCAGATGGAACAGGTCTTCGGCTTTCGCCTTGAAGGTGATGGCCGTCGCGAGGACATCGATCCGTTTGTCCACACCTTGCGTTCCTAAGATTTGTGCGCCCAAGACGCGTCCGGTCGCCTTATCCGCCAATGCCTTGATGATCAGTTCCTTGCCGCCAAGGTATTCGGCGTGGTCCGGCTTGATATTATAAAGGATTTCCACGGAATAACCGGCTGTCTTCGCTTCTTTTTCGGTCATGCCAGTCTGGCCGACATGCAGATCGAATACGCGGAAGATGCCGGTACCCAGCACCCCGCGGTGTTCCAGATTTCCTCCTGTAATCACATCCCCGGCGATCCGTCCCATCTTGTTGGCCGTGGAGCCCAATGGACGGTAAATCGGTTTGCCTGTGATGACGGAGAAGCTTTCGGCGACGTCTCCGACTGCATATACATCCGGGATATTCGTCTGCATTTTGCTGTTGACGGCGACCGCACCCGTCGCTCCGATCGTGACGCCGATTTCCTTCGCCAACTGGGTGTTCGGACGCACGCCGGCAGCCAGGATGACGATATCCGTCTCGATGGTGGCACCTTTAGTCGTCACCACGTTTTTTACGGTCCCATCACCTTCGATGGCCTGGACGGTATCCCCAAGGTGCAAATGCACCCCATTGGCCATCAGCACTTCCTCCACGCGGAAAGCCATATCCGCATCCATCGTCGGCATCACTTGATTCTCCAGCTGAACGATGGTGACATCCCACCCTTTTTGCACAAGCTGCTCGGTCATTTCCAGACCGATAAAACCGGCACCGATGATCAGCGCTTTTTTCGGTTGGTTCGCTTCTGAATAACTTTCTATGTCACGAAGGTCCTGGATGTTGCGGACGTGGAAGACATTATCATATTCAGTCTGATCGAAAGGTGGAGGCGTCAGCGGAGCCGCACCTGTCGCGAAAACCAGCACATCATAAACGTCCTCTTTGATTTCGCCGGTCTTCAGATCTTTCACTTGCAGTTTTTTGGCTTCATGATCCACTTTTGTCACTTTATGTTCCGTAAAGATGGAGACATCATATCTCTTTTTGAACCATTTCGCATCCCGCGGCGTCAGGCGATCCACTGAATCGACTTCCCCGCCGATTTTGTAGGGGATACCGCAGACGGAATAGGAAATGTCCTTCCCTTGGTCATAGACGACTATTTCTGCTTCTTCCGTATTTCTTCTTGCTTTGGCCGCTACGGATGTTCCAGCGGCTACCGAACCGATTACGATGATTTTCATAAAAACTCTCCTTTTCTCAGTTAAAGTGGCTTATTTTACCGTTTTTACAGGATTCACTACACTATTTTCTGTTCCAGGAAACCAATGTCTTGTCGAATTGGCAATCTTCACCAAAATCAGCATCACCGGCACTTCGGTCAAGACGCCCACAACCGTCGCCAACGCCGCTGGAGAATCCATTCCGAACAACGCGATGGCAACCGCGACCGATAATTCGAAAAAGTTCGATGCGCCGATCATGCCGGCCGGTGCAGCAATATTATGCGGAAGCTTCAACGCTTTGCTTGCAAGATAGGCAATGAAGAAAATCAGGAAAGTCTGCAGGATCAAAGGCACGGCAATCATCAAAATGTGCAACGGGTTCTCCAGGATGACCTCCCCTTGGAAAGAGAACAGCAAAACCAGCATCAACAACAGCCCCGCTGTGGTCGCGCCATCAAATTTCGAAAGAAAATCCTTTTCGAAATAAGCGACGCCTTTTTGCTTCGTTACGAAGATCCGCGTCAAAACG is a window from the uncultured Trichococcus sp. genome containing:
- a CDS encoding MalY/PatB family protein encodes the protein MNYDFETPVNRSNTGSEKWAAMYRSNPNVGKDVYPFSVADLDIKTAPEIVKGLQAYIETAVMGYDLPTEDYYQAIINWMGNRHDWKIKKEWIICTPGIIAAFYSAIRAYTEPGDGVLYMGPVYYPFMKSIKNTKRRLINNSLVRNDDRYEIDFEGLAEKAKDPNIKLMLFSNPHNPVGRVWTKAELAKVIDICAANDVLILADEIHHDLIMPGHVFTPMAAISEAAASICITATAASKSFNIAGLRNSNIIISNPKLHTAFKMDMEMTGIGGGTNVIGLKATEIAYTAAEDWLEAFKALIWHNHETLKDFLAKELPEVTVFDLEGTYLQWMDFSAFGLSHKQLEEIMEQEAQVFLDEGYIFGDEGRGYERISLGAPTKTLMEAMERLVTVMKKYRKHNQ
- a CDS encoding MFS transporter, translated to MTLRHYLSFFSAAFLIMAMYIAGNAVGFFVEPITTELGFTRSAFSLYISLSTLTGVFVLPLIGQFLPKFGAKRLLIGGGLWVSLGFVWLAFATRLWQFYLGGIFLGLFMMPITMFLAILLINNWFTAKKGLMMGLLNASGGLAGAIVSMIMPAFLDNFGWRMGYFLIAGLFALLTVPNGLFLLVENPGTIGMNAYGAELSAQNESDEPTHDLSVPYEDAKKMKPFYILFIGIFLSAFGGGMMQHLPAHFSGMNFTSGQVGTLFSLVMTGMIIANISVGAINDKIDSTITLTVVVVCMVIALFFLATTRSFLALSVVMFILAFGLGGPAVLTPLVVSEVFGVGDYPRIWSILGMAPSIGMSISGPLWGAVYDVTGSYTIGMFTMMGLAIVYGFCYLFALKRGPLKRPLNVTGI
- a CDS encoding zinc metallopeptidase gives rise to the protein MLYPFFDSTYILILLGIVVSMIASGFVKRTFNTYNQVKSQNGYTATDAARFILEQSGIHDVRIERVRGDLTDHYDSRAKVLRLSDTTANSTSVAAIGVAAHEVGHAIQDQKNYIPLRLRAGLVPAANFGQTLSMPMIMIGVFAGMNQTFLNLGILFFSFSFLFQVVTLPVEFNASGRALKILSNGGILNAQEVPKARKVLVAAAMTYVAAAFMSFLQLLRLLLLFGGGSNDD
- a CDS encoding ROK family transcriptional regulator, with translation MIVNRNTIREQNETIVLTAIINHPNTSRAAISHDSGLNKATVSEIVKKLLKEKLVVELGTGQSSIVGGRKPVLLKVNANGGYAMSLTITQTKISSLVCNLQGKIVAQYDLVRKVEASNIIDSIEEVVLYHRKGLAKTPFRFVGIVVSIDGFVHEDEIVASTNKMLEHLTAKHLESDAIDCPIYLENQNNLAVIAEAVFAHSPGNIISIDLDEGIGSGILFQNRLFRSKHSLAGNLGHTILYPFGKDCDCGKQGCLNQYCSTAALVAETKDIKKDPSLQLADLIALYKSGDEEAKSVVDHLVLHMSIAISNVVSLLDPEKIYLNGELFRSLPECVTAIQTELNKKTGQYVPVSLSTLGENGALLGGIALALQHFFQVPQLQLHFED
- a CDS encoding FAD-dependent oxidoreductase translates to MKIIVIGSVAAGTSVAAKARRNTEEAEIVVYDQGKDISYSVCGIPYKIGGEVDSVDRLTPRDAKWFKKRYDVSIFTEHKVTKVDHEAKKLQVKDLKTGEIKEDVYDVLVFATGAAPLTPPPFDQTEYDNVFHVRNIQDLRDIESYSEANQPKKALIIGAGFIGLEMTEQLVQKGWDVTIVQLENQVMPTMDADMAFRVEEVLMANGVHLHLGDTVQAIEGDGTVKNVVTTKGATIETDIVILAAGVRPNTQLAKEIGVTIGATGAVAVNSKMQTNIPDVYAVGDVAESFSVITGKPIYRPLGSTANKMGRIAGDVITGGNLEHRGVLGTGIFRVFDLHVGQTGMTEKEAKTAGYSVEILYNIKPDHAEYLGGKELIIKALADKATGRVLGAQILGTQGVDKRIDVLATAITFKAKAEDLFHLDLAYAPPFATTKDPILYTGMALDNALHGNPLMTPAQLVERQQKGETIQVVDTRSAKDFEKGHVQDAIHIPLGELRARSGELSKDIPTVTYCNKGVTGNAGQNVLLNLGFQEVYNLSGGNKNYQSYLKMLKRKN
- a CDS encoding TetR/AcrR family transcriptional regulator encodes the protein MNPNKQSQDKRILATKKNLLHALITLLEEKSIDEVTVRELTQRAKVNRGTFYLHYVDKHDLLEKNIDALILELQDRGKAITKTALSGASDTEFRQKTVEAFTDIFSYIRENERFFSVLFNGRSSYSFPLKFNTYLRGRLEEQLRSKKTVIPYEHWITAVSFAYQGMIYSWVTNGMKDSPERMGEYGYYFISQSVVEITRGT
- a CDS encoding GTPase; this translates as MGRGNLDLNVVQEILNKTKEEVENMHPVNILLAGKTGVGKSTLINNVFRERMAETGIGKPVTKHLRRIAKEGMPIALYDTRGLELGHPIQTEVKQEIIEAIKQSQKEGSDKAIHLVYYCINAHSSRIEESEIAFMEELSGLLPVLVVLTQSIGQTANELKKYIENLNLPISGVLNVMAEPYAITDELVLPQSGLKELIERTFALLPEETKEAFNNAQQVDIARKAKASRSWATKYIATTFGVGFTPIPFSDATVLVPMQIGMLAHITAIFGISMDKAAITSVIGAVGGTGGATYLGRYIVSNLLKLIPGAGTIVGGVISGATAAVLTTALAMSYIEVLTVVAKGEKDGKYPDLSNIETLMREKMQERLKMGTKDQDVKEVLDNLKKSKPLKKWLKK